The Paenibacillus sp. 481 DNA window GCAAGAGGTAGGCGTTAACGGAGAGATTCAATTAACTGATGCCATCGCCCGACTAGGTGAGAAAGAGAACGTGTTGGCCTATCACTTTGAGGGCCAGCGTCACGATGTTGGCGAGATGATAGGCTTCATTGAAACGACAATTCACTATGCGTTGCAGCATTCGGAGCTTAGGGAACCTTTGCTGCACTACATGGAGCAGCAGCTTCAACAGGCACACAAAAAAACGGCCCGGGATTAACCGGAGCCGTTTTTTCCATATTAGTTAGCTTTAAAATTCATTGCTGCGATTTGTTCTACTTGCTCTTTTTCGGAAGGAGCTGCTGCCAATAGTTTGTCATACCATTGCTGATCAACATTACCAGCTTGAATAGTTGCCGCGACATACCAGCGAACTAATTCTCGATTGCTCTCTTGTGTTAAATCTTCTGACAAGTAAGGTTTCACTGCTTGTGCAGCTTGATTTGCATCACCCATCACATAGTAAGCGCGGACAGCGTTTAGCGCCATCGGAGTAGATACATGGAACGGTCTGCCTTGCTCTTGCCCTTTTGGCAATGATTTAATTCGTTCTACGCCTGCTTCAACATGCTTAAATGCAGCTATAACTTCATTCAAGTATTTACTTTTTTGTTCTGGCTGTGCAGTGACTGCACTGTAACCTTTGCGGAACGTAATATCCATATATCTTGTATACCATTCCATGTCCCAAGGGAAATGAGAAGCATATTTGGACATAATGTTGTAAACTTCATCGTCTAATCCTTTAGCTTCATATAACTGCATTAATCGTAACAGCAAGATTTTATTATAAGGCTCTTCTTCCAATGCTGTTTTAAAGCTGTCCTCAGCTATTTTAAAGAACTCTTCGTTGTTTTCCTGCTTATATACAGATGTATACAGTTTTCCTTTTTGTTCAGCATATTCAGGGTGTGCTGGACGAGCTTGCATTGCTTTATCCAGATGCTTCATCGTTTCACCTAAATTTTTTGTTTGCTCCAAAGTTACCAACGAATCTTTATATGAACTAGAAGCTTGAGCAAAAACAATGGAAGTAATAAATAACAGTATGGATGATAAGGCTAAGACGCTAGTCATTGTAGCACGAAATACCGTTGGTTTGAACTTGGCTAGCGGCTTAGAGTCTATGGCCGCCACCATTCCACCCAAGCTGAAAAAGACAAGCATACCGATATATACATAATGCATGTTTAGGTCAAGCAAACTGTGAATTAAAATACTCGTTGCAATAATAAAGTAGATAAAATGTTTATCTCTTGTTGCGTCGTCCGCTTTAAAATAAGTGCGAATATATTGATAATAGATATATATCAAAAACGCAAATATAACTAGAAATCCGACAAAACCCACATCCGTTAAGTATTGAAGCGCAAAGCTGTGGGGATTTTCTATTCTGTAAGGGTTGCCCTCATACTTTTCATGCAAATCCCGCCATGCACCGCCACCTGCTCCGAACAACGGGTGGTCTGTTGCCATTTTTAGTGCATCTTTATGAAATGCGATACGTTCCAACAAACTGTGTTGTTGTAAGTTAATATTATCGAGACGGGTTGCAATGTTTTCTGGCAACAAGCTTTTAGCATTCGTACCGATTAATATGACGATGAGTACTATTCCTACAAGTGCACCACCTACAGGAATTATGGCAGTAGCGAATTTTTTTGCTGAAAATTGCTCAAGCTTTTGCTCCAACCACGGCGCTATGTAACGTTGAATAACAAGACTTAAGGCCATGACCACTAACGACGCAGCAATGACATAGAACCAGCCTTTCATTGCTTGTGGATTATCAGTGTTATTATGTAGCGCTAAGCCGATTTCGGTTACAGGATTCACGATCAATACGGTTGCTATAACGCCAATGCCTAAATGAACAAACCATAGCAATTGTCTAGCAGGTTTAATAAATAGCAATACAAGAATAAAAATAACAGGCAACAGGACTAGGCCTGCGCGTGAAAGAGTAAGCAGTATCGATAAAAGTATAGGTACTAATATGAAACTGTGTGCAGCCTGAGCAACCATTTTTCGTGCAGATGTAAGATAAAATAATGCAACAAATAAAAAGGCCATTAAGTATGCCGCATACGTATTCGCATATTGAAATACCGAAGTGAGACGGAAGCCGTCCCTAGTAGCTAATACGGCATCATGGTAAAGGCCATTTTCTTTAAATGGTATGAACCAACCAAATAAGGTGCTAATTACGGTCGTTGTTTTGAACCAGTGCATAAGACCAAAAATAACAATACTATAAGCGCTTCCCACGATGATTTTTGCTATAAGACTATTTAGATTCTCATTCTTAGTGACCTGAATGCTTGCAATGAAAAAGAACGCACAAACAAACTGAATAAGAACCATGTTTGTTGCTAAATAATTTGATACTGCTGGTATTAATGAGATGAGATATACCAATGGTAGTACAAATACGGCTAACTGTAGGATATCCCTGTTTGTAATCTCTGATTTAGACTTGTAGATTGCTACTGCGCTGACAGCAGCAACTAAAGTGGTGAGCATAACACTATAATAAATTTTTTGCTCATGACCAGCTATTTGCCCATTAAAAAGGCTCATTTGAAAAGGAGCCCATATTAATATTAAGGTTACCAAGCCAAGCAGAATCCATTCCAAAGTAGATGTAGGTTTATTGTTGCTTTGATTACCAATTGCATTACTTTTTGTATACCCATATGAAGACAAGTAATTCAACTCCTTACGTAATTTTAGAAGTAATAAACTGCTGTATGCTTTGTTTAAATCTCTCTTTACTAAATGTTTCCGCGTGTGCGCGTATGAAATTAGAGTCAAAATCAATATTATTAATTTGTTTTAATTTATCAATAATTTCAGTTACGTTAGGCTCATAGAAGAATAGTCCCGTCTGACCTTCGATTACAGTTTCAAGGGCACCTCCTTTACCATAAGCAAGAACAGGTCGACCGCTTGCCTGAGCCTCCAATGGTGTAATTCCAAAGTCTTCTTCACCACCTAAAATAAATGCTCGGCATTTCGAGTAGTGCTCTGCAATAACATGATCAGGTTGATACCCTAAAAACTTAATATTTGAATGTGCCATCTGTTCTAAACGTTTTCGATCATATCCATCACCGATAATAACTAAAGGCCACTTTAATTGATTAAAAGCTTCAATGATTAAATCAATGCGCTTATATGGGATTAAGCGCGAAACGATAAGATGATAATCTTCACTTTCATC harbors:
- a CDS encoding O-antigen ligase family protein, producing the protein MSSYGYTKSNAIGNQSNNKPTSTLEWILLGLVTLILIWAPFQMSLFNGQIAGHEQKIYYSVMLTTLVAAVSAVAIYKSKSEITNRDILQLAVFVLPLVYLISLIPAVSNYLATNMVLIQFVCAFFFIASIQVTKNENLNSLIAKIIVGSAYSIVIFGLMHWFKTTTVISTLFGWFIPFKENGLYHDAVLATRDGFRLTSVFQYANTYAAYLMAFLFVALFYLTSARKMVAQAAHSFILVPILLSILLTLSRAGLVLLPVIFILVLLFIKPARQLLWFVHLGIGVIATVLIVNPVTEIGLALHNNTDNPQAMKGWFYVIAASLVVMALSLVIQRYIAPWLEQKLEQFSAKKFATAIIPVGGALVGIVLIVILIGTNAKSLLPENIATRLDNINLQQHSLLERIAFHKDALKMATDHPLFGAGGGAWRDLHEKYEGNPYRIENPHSFALQYLTDVGFVGFLVIFAFLIYIYYQYIRTYFKADDATRDKHFIYFIIATSILIHSLLDLNMHYVYIGMLVFFSLGGMVAAIDSKPLAKFKPTVFRATMTSVLALSSILLFITSIVFAQASSSYKDSLVTLEQTKNLGETMKHLDKAMQARPAHPEYAEQKGKLYTSVYKQENNEEFFKIAEDSFKTALEEEPYNKILLLRLMQLYEAKGLDDEVYNIMSKYASHFPWDMEWYTRYMDITFRKGYSAVTAQPEQKSKYLNEVIAAFKHVEAGVERIKSLPKGQEQGRPFHVSTPMALNAVRAYYVMGDANQAAQAVKPYLSEDLTQESNRELVRWYVAATIQAGNVDQQWYDKLLAAAPSEKEQVEQIAAMNFKAN